In Glycine soja cultivar W05 chromosome 10, ASM419377v2, whole genome shotgun sequence, the genomic stretch CTCTGTTCCATAATTCTATCGTTTACTTTCTTATAACATCTAATTAATTCAAGTGCCTAGTGGGTAGTGGGGACATCTctgatttgttattttttgacattttcaGCGATAGTTCTCTAAAAGAAGTGGCTTCAACAGCTTATGGACAGGTTTGTGCACCGTATCACACATGGGCGGTAAGAACAGCTGTGTATGCTGGGATGTATACACTTCCAACGAGAGACCAACTTTTGATGAAGCTCAATGAAACAGGTAACTTacattgtttaattttgttcGGTGAAGGGggcttattaaaatttatagaatCAAATATATGATGTGTTTATATAGATATTAGTGATGAAAATAAGCTGGATCGAACAAGGTTTTGCTTAAATAATTCTGGCCTATTAAACTCAAGACCCAACTAGGTCTGTTATAGACTTTTTTCAGACCTTATCTAGCCTTTTAAGTTTGTCTTGACTTGTTAGCTTACTTAAAGGTCTATTTCATGCTAAATTAAGTATGAGATATTTAAAAATAGGCTTATGAACTAATAGGTCAATAGAGACATATTTTATGTAAAACCAAATATAAGCAAATGTgaattaaaatcattatttagtTAAGGCCAATgactgattattttttaaaaaaagtatttagcCTGACCTGATATAGTCTAGGCCATACACTCTTGTTGGGTGACTTGACCTATTTCTACTCCTAACAgagatgaattttaaaaatcgatTTCATATGTTGGCAGTTATTAGTTAATTCCTAACATGCGAGACCACCTAGTCGTCCTATGAATTTTCTATTTGACAACTCCATACGTAACAACTTATCTATTCCTTTGTTGTATGCTTAAATTAATTCTTGGTTTAGAGTTTGGGGTTTAAACGGCTTACCTTTTTCTTTGTATcttctatttaattattttcaattttgccaGAAGTTTATTTACATCAATTTCGGCGTGAACAAAGAAAATTAACCGATcttattaaacaaattaatgtaAATAAATTGGCCGATGTAAATATTctcatattttcaatttttttaaacaagattTTAATCTTTAGGAAATTGGCCGATTTTGATACGATTTTCTTGCACCAATCCATCTTACATACCTAAACTCTATCTTAAATGTTTTTGCAGAGCAATCAGCTGATAAGAAGATGAGAAGGTACATTGCTGCCTCgcttccaattatagaatacaTTGATAAACTGTACCTTGCTCGAAATATTACGTTGGACTGGTGaatttatgaaaagaaaaacgaGAAAATCTAAGAAGTTGAATGCCCTTTCTGTCTGTTAGAAGGCAATGCTGTGGCTCCATTGTTTATCAGCAACCTTAGTACACATGCTTCAATTTTTGTACTATATATAAGATGTAATTGTGTTAGTTTTTCTCAACGGCTCTTGGCCCCTTAGGGGGAGATGCACCAAACAACCGAATAGGTTTGTACTAAATTGCTAACgaaatgcatgtgaaatttttAGTTCCATTTTGATTCGTAATTTTGTATACCTGTATATACATGTACATCATTTGTTTTGAATGACAGAAATCGTGATATTTTAATTCTGTGAGAGTACTAGTAATGAAATGCGGATGCAAGACATTCGGGGCATTATTAGATTATTACCGAATATCAAATCAGTTTTCTATCACTAAAATGATATATGTAGGTTTTATTGGCGGTTTgaattgatatatattattcGTATTTCAGTATGCTTTTTGCTCATCTATGATTTGAAACAAAAAGATTTCTGAAAATGCAAATAACAAAAGGTTGACACAAGGCATTCAGTTCATATTGGAACATGACGCCCTACCACGGTTCTGGACTTGCCTTGGACTTAGGTCGTACTTGTATAATTTTTGAGtgtataatttgattttaattttttcttattttctttccaaacAAAACCTTAATCCTATGACTTATCATTTATGACTTTTAGTTATTTCGTAACCTTTTTACATCATTTTTCTATTTACTCCAAACTCCTAAACAAGAATTTTATGGTAATAAAATCAATGGGAGAGAGGGTcgataccaaaaaaaaaaaacaatgggaGAGAACtccaataaattataattgagtTAGTTAAgtcatgaaacaaaaaataatgtgCAAAAAACAATGTTACacaatatctttcatttttttttattttatctcctcTTGCACTCACCGATCTACCGTGACTTTCTTTTTAgactaaaaaatcaataaataattgagatttttcactctgATCCAACAGGGTAACAAACTTCGATTCTTCTTAGACTGTATGAATGAAGACTACCAGTTAAACCAATCAATAAATATACCATTTAAATTATCTGCTTTCTTTATGCCCCTGTTCCTTTTCTTTGACTATTCGGGGGTAATTACTTTGGTAATGAAAGCTAAGATATGAATGTAGGTGCCAACGGACTTGAGAGAATCCAATACCAAATGATGAAATGAAggactaaaaagtaaaaagatttttatggaaaaatccaatgtttaaaattaaaactgctTATTGCTTACAGGTAGATTCTCAACATAATTGCCGTTTACAACATCCCTAACTGCAAACAATTTTAAAGCTGTTTCTccctgtaaaaaaaattagtcaatGGTCCTCAGGATAGCTCCTAAATGATAAAACACAATGAAAGTTAAGGGGCAAAAATCACAAGATGTTCGGCCTTGAGCCAAGCAGCTCCTAAACAAACACTATCGATTCGTAATATGGTGGTGGACATAATTTTACGTTGGAAGTACAAAATGACTACAATGCCAGGCTTTCTgggttttcaattatttttgagAATGTCTGGAGGAAAGCGGCCAACTGAGCTCCATAAATAATTCGATGATCAGCTGTTACATTCACCTGAAAAAGGAAGTTTAGACCCAATTAATTCGATCagagatattttaaaaacaattctgATCCCATATATGGTCCTAACTCCTAACTATAACTGACATAAGAGTTATATCTGAAGCGTGTATTTGTCCTTGTGCTTCTTAAGAGAAGTCAATGACATGCATTAATCAAGAGTCGTATGATCATATCCATCTCTCCATATGATGCATGCAAGTTGAAGACTAGACAAATCCCTTTTTCAACAAACTAATGCATATGATCATTGTGATGtagtaaatttataaaaaaaaaattaggatcaGTTCGTTCTAATTCCAGAATATATTTCTCTCACTGTGCACAAATTCCAATGCAAAATCATTTAAACACACATTCTAGTTACATTTAAATggttcaaaatcaattctaccCAACttcataacaaaaaatttaGTAACTACTCACTGTATACAAGATTGTGTCGCTAATACTCAGTCAACAGTATATAAGATAAACAAGTCCGTTCCTTTAAAGGGCCATGGAATGTAGCAGAATGTCAGAGTACAGTACCTAGTCACTACTCACTATATAGTATAGTAACTGATATTGTAGCTTGCTTATCTTCTCAATCTGTTAAACAATTGTGGACAGTTGGCAGTCATACACGTAGTGCTCAGTCTGCACCTAAATACTTTCTGTGTCTAATTGAGACTTTTTTTACCTTCCTCTATATTAGGGCTGGGCAAAAACCCATGAGCTGAACCTAACATTGTATTAGTCATCAATTTTCTTGAGTGTACACCAGTAATTTCCTGACATGTGGTTTGAGTTGGCCCAAGAGTAACGGTCCAACTGCAACTTTTGTTAGCCCGAATTGGAGTTCCCACACCTTTTCCTGCCTAAAGATCAGAGGCTCCGCGGCAATTGAACGTTAGGTGACTCACCAACGTGCTAATTTTATAAACCCAACGACCACGATATTTATATTCACAGTTTAATTTCGTCGGATCAAAAGTATACTAATAAAAATGGCCTTAGTATTTGTactgaaaaaaaattagtcGTAGTGGAATGCTAGCTTTAACGTAGAATAGTTTGTGGTATTCTTGTCATTGAAAATGTTCCtacataatttaaaacttgCTCCAATAATAGAATTCCTCATAGAAATTTCACCACCCATGGAAGGCGATGGTTCGAGATGGAAAGCAAGTTTTGGTAATTTTGTCCTTCCGTGGAAGGatgtattcatttatttaagaaataggTGTTAAATCCAAGTTAACACTATGTGCGTTTCTCGTGGAAGAACATAAAGAAAATTAGacaagtatttgaaattctttgagATATCGTTCCATACTTCGATTCGTCAAATAAGCTAAAGTGCCTTTAAAAGAAATGGAATACAAAAGTAGAAAGAATTTTCATTGATTTGTATggtaatggattttttttaatgattatgaATGTTTAAAATATCTATTATGGACTGGGCTTATTATTAGACAAAAATAGGATGAAACTTGAAAGGCGTTCGGATGCTTTTTATCCCCTGTAGGCTGTAGGCCGTAGGTATTCGCGTCTTATATACAGTATATGTTATGATTGATATTTGGATATAAATTctcgttatatatatatatatatatatatatatatatatatttaaaaaaaatgtgtattttatagatattttgttaatgAAAAAGTTTAAAACACGTACATATAGTactagataataattttttttattaaggcaaaatcttacatatttttaaacgtacgactaattaaaattgtgcgcaattttttttgttttatctgtTTCATGATTTCgccttttctttttggtttaagGATTCCTTTAGGTgtgatgattgattgaaatgaGGGTACTAAATTTCATCAGGTTTAATCATGTTTATGTTcctaaaaaatagataaagtttaaataataaCTATAATTAGTGGCAATTAATGTTTTCTCCACAAAACGATTGTATCGTTAGTCCAAATCACCTCACCTCAATCGATAGTTCGAGACACCCAAGACAAAAACATAAACAAGATAATACTTGTGTTGTTCGTACATCTATTCATACATAGATCAGTCACTGTTTTCCCATTGGCGTGTTGAGTTTGATCGTCTAGACTACATGACTTTTGAAAGTAGAATGAATACCAGAACGTCAATCCATTCTACCCTGGAATGGACCCTGCTGGAGCCAATTGTTTGACTTTAGTTATACACGAGGACCTACGATAATGAATCCAATGCTTGTAATCTTTTGGATAATAATAACTATGTTACCATGAtaggttaaataataaatactcaAACATCTACCCGGCCTTTAATTTACTCTCTCACTCCAGAAATTATTATATGGTAGAATAGAACtatcatattttttactaaTCTCTACATTGCATGATCaaatcttattaattttttcttataattggtTCACTCTTCCTATTGGCTTAAGCCAAGGCACAGTGAAGGAACCACCCACTAGAAGCTTGGCCGAGTCAACTAAGCGCACCATCAGTGTAGTTGATCCATTCAATTAATTTAGTGCCGGGTTTACTAagcaaacatgaaaaaataattcatagtTAGAAAAAAATCAACCAAGCACTATATGTGGGGCCAGGTCCAGTACATAAGTGAAAGAATAATCTCCGTTAACATAGGCATAAAACCTtacctttttctctttcttttatattcATGCTTTCTCCATTTTCTGCCCACCAAAAACAAGCATCCCAAACTGCTCTATCATCGTAGAAAGTGATTTTCATAGTCATAGATcattttctgcacatttctGCAGGATGAAGTTGATCCTGCAAGCTTATTAGACATACCTAGGCTTTGCTAAGTTAATGCTGTTATGGCTTTTGAAAATGGTTCCAAAAAGGAGCTTCAGAAAGTTGGTCTAAAAATCTCCAAGAGCTTTCCTCTTACTAGGACTACTCTGGCATCTATGGAGTCTTTGTCCCTGCCAGTGGTACTGTGAACACCTTACTGTATTTTCAGTTTTGAGATTGGTCATGACTTTGTGTGTGATGTTTGGGTTCTTTTGCTGAGAACAGGTTCAGGAAATTGTTCTTTCTGCTGATATGCAATGTGAGAAGTGCCAGAAGAGGGTTGCTGATATTATTACTAAAATGAATGGTAAGTAAGTTGCACATGATTGTGAAATTCAGACATTGTTCATTGATTGGTTTTGGAGCTCTATAGAGAAATAAGAGATCTTACTGTTTTTTGATGAGGTTAGTATGTTGCACATGATTGATTGCATATGATTGTGAAATTCAGAATCACACACTCACTAGCTTCTCCCCTATGAAGAGGTTAGAGAGAAAAAGCGCAGTTGGCCCGTACTGTTTTTGTTGTCACTTTTGATTAGGGTAGCATGTGTTTTGGCTGCTAAACTGGGGAACAGTTATTTATAGCTGTACTATGTACTAAAACACTCTGTTTTtggtccttttctttttgaaacttTCTTATGTTTAGCTTGCTTCAACTACGATCTCCATTCCATATGTGTTAGCCACCCACACCACAATTAATCtccttttctatttatattcttatttaacaattgatataataatttattacaagTAATGATGagatattagataaaaatattttaatttaaatacgaTAGTACTATATTTTACATCCATTAATGTAACCAAAAATAAGTTTACGCCCATTAAATGTTACTAGGTCTGCGTGTGTTATGGAATGGAGGTTGTAACTTTTTACCTGTCATCTTTTAGGTAGTCTGAACTTACCTTCTTCAGATGGCTAATATCTTAAACCTCTTGGCTTCTTCGGTACAAAAGAcacaaaaaagaacaaaaccgTCTTTAAGCTTTATCTTTTAGTCAAgcaaaaatcaccaaaaaaaaaatatatgttcgTAAAATTAGCATTCCAAAATAGTATCATAAAGAATGTTATTTAAGTATATTCTTTATTACTGTGAAAAAAAGTACCACCTTTATTACAGCtttttttgcattattttctttttggataacaaaataaaagagatgcACATTTCgaaactctttttttctttaactttttctctctaaattaAGTGTTAAAAACGGTGTGGtagtaacattttcttttattataccTTCACGGTGGTTTGCTTACTTGTGTCATCAGAAAATTATAGCCGCGGTTTTATGAGTTAATACCCTTTCGGTGGTTTGCTTACGTAGATTTCAGTATTTTACCTTTAAAACCGAAACAATCAGTAATGCTTTCTATTTGATGAATTTTGAGATGCAATTGTAATGGTATTTCGTTACTTTCTCTTGCTAGCTCTTATAGTTATACCACATGTTATTGATTTTTCAGCAGAGACCGAGTCAGTGGTGGTGAATGTGTTGGAAAAGAAGGTGGTACTTACTTTTAGATTACCAACTATTGGTAAAGTAATCTCACAGCAAATTACTCCTGTCCCTAAAGTTGCCATTATTAGACGGATATTTCGATCTTCACGGAGTTAACAATGACTTACAACGGATCCACACGTGCATAAGATTCGGTAAACTGATTATCCAATGTACAGCTGAAAGTGTATTTGTattcatttgaatttgttttgtaaTTGCCTTCTGAATTAGCCACTCCAAGTGTCCAAGTGATTTTACGTCTGtttattttaaaggaaaatagaattaattttgacaaaaaataagTTTGAGGAATGTGTAACCaaattaatcttttgaaaaGTAAGTGTATTAAAATGTGTGCGGTGAGACAAATTGATGCCAAGCAGGCATGGGATTATGTATTAAACAATAATTTCTTTCCACTAGAGTTTGGACCACACAACGCACAATCCGGTGGCAAATTTCGTTCATAGAAATGGGAAAGTAACCCACCTTTCCCCTGCTCAACTGAAATTAGAATACTTAATTTTGTGCATTGAGGTTCCCTTAAGGCTGCTTATAGACTTTAAACTTAAGTGATGCTTCGGTTTTTCAGTGTTGCCATAGGTTAAGGCAATGCAAATCGTGGGCATCAAGAGATTATTCCCTCCCCACTCTGTAATTATGTTCTCGAGTGAATTAAGCGTTGAGGTAAAGGTAAGGAAGGATAGGAAGacttgagtgaaaaacaacttCCATTTCTTAGTTTAGTCAAAGTAGAATCAGATTTTAAAAGGAAG encodes the following:
- the LOC114369481 gene encoding uncharacterized protein LOC114369481 isoform X2, producing MAFENGSKKELQKVGLKISKSFPLTRTTLASMESLSLPVVQEIVLSADMQCEKCQKRVADIITKMNETESVVVNVLEKKVVLTFRLPTIGKVISQQITPVPKVAIIRRIFRSSRS
- the LOC114369481 gene encoding uncharacterized protein LOC114369481 isoform X1 codes for the protein MAFENGSKKELQKVGLKISKSFPLTRTTLASMESLSLPVVQEIVLSADMQCEKCQKRVADIITKMNAETESVVVNVLEKKVVLTFRLPTIGKVISQQITPVPKVAIIRRIFRSSRS